The Motilibacter peucedani sequence GCGCGGGGGCGCTCAGACCGCGCGCTTGCGCAGCCGCCGGCGCTCCCGCTCGGACAGCCCGCCCCAGATGCCGAAGCGCTCGTCCTGGGCGAGGGCGTACTCGAGGCACTCGGCGCGCACGTCGCAGCCGAGGCACACGCGCTTGGCCTCCCGGGTGCTCCCGCCCTTCTCCGGGAAGAACGCCTCGGGGTCGGTCTGGGCGCACAGCGCGCGCTCCTGCCAGCGCAGCTCCTCCTCGACGGCGTCGGGGAGCAGCTCGATGACGTCGGCGCCCACGCCCGGGAAGGGCACGGCGACCTCGACGTCGGTGTCGTTGTCCGTGTGCATGAGTACCTCCAGCATGGTTGCCTCCTCGACCGGCACGTGCTGTGTCCATCCGGCAACGCTGAGTGGAACTTCGGTGGTCGGCCGGTCGTTCCCAGCCTGCCGGAATGACATGCCTGGAATTACACGCGCGTCGGTCCCCTCCCGTCAAGGTGGGGGGTGCTAGGGAGTCGCCCGGACTCGGCCGCCGGAACCCCTCTCCCCCGGCCCTCGCCCGCCGATAGGGCTGCGCAGACGTCGCACGAGGAGGTGGGGAACGGGTGGGAGACGCCACGGCGCAGCTGCCGCACCAGCGCAGCGCGCACGCGGAGGACTGCCTCGACGCGGCCGCGCTCCAGGGCGCAGGCGCGCTCATCCTCGTCCTCGACGCCGCCGGCCTCGTCGTGCGCGCCAACCGCGCGTTCCTCGCCTCGCTCGGCTGCGCCGAGTCCGACGCCCTCGGGCGGCCCGCCTGGGAGCTGCTCGACTCCGAGGACGACCGCCACGAGGCCGCCCGGGTCATCGAGCAGACGCTGGCCAACGGCACGCCGGGCGCCCGCGAGACCGCCTTCCTCGCCCCCGACGGCCACCGCCGGCGCGTCGCCTGGAGCGACTCACCGCTGCGCGGGCCCGACGGCGAGCTGCGCCACCTGGTCTGCGTCGGCATCGACGTCACCGACGCGCGCCAGGCCGAGGCCCGGCTGCGCCGGCTCGCCGAGACCGACGCGCTCACCGGCCTGCTGAACCGGCCCTCGTTCGAGGCGGCGCTGCTCGACGCGCTCGACGCGTCCGGGGGCATGGGGGCCGGGCTGCTCTTCTGCGACCTCGACGGCTTCAAGGCCGTCAACGACACCTACGGCCACGCCGCCGGCGACGCGCTGCTCGTCGAGGTCGCCGAACGGGTCCGCGGGCTGGTGCGCTCCCACGACGTCGTCGCGCGGCTCGGCGGCGACGAGTTCGTCGTGCTCTGCCTGGGCGCGGGGCGTCCGGAGGTCAAGGCGCTCGCCACCCGCGTCGAGGCGGCCGTGCGCCGCCCGTTCGTCGTGGCCGGCCGCCAGCTGCGCGTCGGCGTGAGCGTCGGCACCGCGGTCGGCACCCCTGGCGACGTCCCCGAGCAGGTGCTCTCCGCCGCCGACGCGCAGATGTACGCGGTGAAGGCCGCCCGCCGCTCCCGCGGTGCCGGGCTGGTGGCCACGGCGTAGCGGCGGGGGCCGCGGCGCACCGCGCCGCGAGGCACCCGTGCGCCCGGCGGCGCCCGCCGTCGTAGAGGATGGGCCCGTGCGCATCGTCGTCCCCGCCGGCGGCACCGGCGGTGCCCGGTTCGTCCGCGGCCTGCTGGCAGCGCTCGCCGAGGCCGGCGAGCCCGCCGACGTGACCGTCGTCGGCAACACCGGCGACGACATCACGCTGTGGGGCCTGCGCGTCTGCCCCGACCTCGACACCGTGACCTACACCCTCGCGGGCGCCATCGACGAGGCCAAGGGCTGGGGCCGGCCCGACGAGACCTTCACCGTGCGCGACGAGCTCGCGGGCTACGGCGTGCTGCCGACGTGGTTCGGCCTGGGCGACCGCGACCTCGCGACGCACCTCACGCGCACCTCGCTGCTCGCCTCCGGCGCGACGCTGTCGGAGGCGACCGCGACGATCGCCGCGCGCTGGGGCCTGCCCGGCCTCGGCGTGACCCTGCTCCCGATGAGCGACTCCCCCGTCGAGACCCACGTGCTCGTCCAGCACCCCGACGACCCCGCCGGCGCACCGCCGCGCCTGGTGCACTTCCAGGAGTACTGGGTGGGGCTGCGCGCCGCGCCGCGCGCCCTCGACGTGGTCGCGGTCGGCGCCGAGCAGGCCCGGCCGGCGCCGGGCGTGCTGGAGGCCGTCGCCGCCGCCGACGTCGTGCTGCTGCCGCCCAGCAACCCCGTCGTCTCCATCGGCACGGTGCTGGCGGTGCCCGGCGTCCGCGCGGCCCTCGAGGCGAGCGCTGCGCCGGTCGTGGGCGTCGCGCCGCTGGTGGGGGGCGCCGTCGTGCGGGGCATGGCCGACCGCCTGCTCCCTGCCCTGGGCGTCGAGGTCGACGCCGGCGCGGTCGCGCTCCACTACGGCGCGTCGCTGCTCGACGGCTGGCTCGTCGACACCTCGGACGTCCACGCCGTCGCACCCGTCGAGCAGGCCGGCATCGCCTGCCGCGCGGTCCCCCTGCTCATGACCGACGTGCCGGCCACCGCCCGCATCGCCGCCGAGGCGCTGCGGCTCGCCGAGGCCGTGCGCGCGTGACGCCCCCGCCCGGGCCCGTCACCGTGCTGCCGGTGACCGGCCTGCCCGAGGTGGCCGCCGGCGACGACCTCGGCGCCCTGCTCGACGCCGCGCTGCCGCAGCTCGCCGAGGGCGACGTGGTGGTCGTCTCGAGCAAGGTGGTCGCCAAGGCCGAGGGCCGGGCCCTGCGCGGCGTGACCCGCGACGAGGCGGTGACGGCCGAGACCGTGCGGGTCGTCGCCCGCCGCGGGCCCACCCGCATCGTCGAGACCCGCCACGGGCTGGTGCTCGCCGCCGCGGGCGTCGACGAGAGCAACGTCGAGCCGGGCACCGTGCTGCTGCTGCCGAGCGACCCCGACGCCTCCGCCCGTGCGCTGCGCGCCGCCCTGCGCGCAAGCCGGGGGCTCGACCGCCTCGGCGTCGTCGTCACCGACACCGCCGGGCGCGCCTGGCGCCAGGGCCAGACCGACATCGCCGTCGGCGCCGCCGGCGTGCGGGCGCTGCACGACCTGCGCGGATCGACCGACTCCTCCGGGCGCGTGCTCGACGTGACCCTGCCGGCGCTCGGCGACGAGCTCGCCGGCGCGGCCGACCTGGTCAAGGGCAAGGCCACCGGCGTGCCGGCCGCGGTCGTGCGCGGGCTGGGCGCCGACGCGCTGCTCGACGACGACGGCCCGGGCGCCGCGGCCCTGGTCCGCCCGGCCGACGAGGACCTCTTCCGCTGGGGCACCGCCGAGGCGCGCGCCCAGGGTGCCCGCGCGGCGGTCGGTGCACGGCGTACGGTCCGGTCCTTCGCGCCCGGGGCCCCCGACCCCGAGGCGGTGCGCCGCGCGCTCGCCGCGGCGGTCACCGCGCCCGCTCCGCACCACACCGTCCCCTGGCGCTTCGCGGTCGTCGAGACCGCGGCCGCGCGCACGCGGCTGCTCGACGCGATGCAGGCGGCCTGGGAGGCCGACCTGCGCGTCGACGGGTTCTCCGGGGAGCAGGTGGCCCGCCGCGTACGCCGTGGTGCCGTCCTGCGCGGCGCTCCCCTGCTCGTGGTGCCCTGCCTGGTCTCCGACGGCGCGCACGACTACCCCGACGCGCGCCGCAGCGCCGCGGAGCGCTCGATGTTCGTGCTCGCCGCCGGGGCGGGCATCGAGGCGCTGCTCGTGGCGCTCGCGGCCGAGGGGCTCGGCTCGGCCTGGGTGTCGTCGGCGCTGTTCTGCCCCGACGCCGCCCGTGCGGCGCTCGACCTCGACGCCTCCTGGGAGCCCATGGGGACCGTCGCCGTGGGCGTGCCCGCCGCCGCGCCCCCCGCCCGGCCCGAGCGCCCGCTCGACGAGCTGGTGGTGCTCCGGTGACCCCGGACGGCGCGCGCCCGACCCTCGAGCAGGTGGCGAGCCTGGCCGGGGTCTCGCGCGCGACCGTCTCCCGCGTCGTCAACGACTCCCCGCGGGTGGCGCCCGACCTGCGCGAGAAGGTCGAGGCGGCGATCCGCCAGCTCGGCTACGTGCCCAACATGGCCGCGCGCAGCCTGGCCACCCGCCGCTCCAACGCGATCGCGCTGGTCGTCGGCGAGTCCGCGTCCTTCGTCTTCAGCGACCCGTTCTTCGGCGGCATCGTGCGCACCGCGTCGCGGGAGATCGCCCGGCGCGGGCTGCAGATGGTGCTGCTCATGGCGCACGACCCGGCCGACTACACGCGGGTCGAGAGCTACCTCGAGGCCGGCCACGTCGACGGCGCGCTGCTCTTCTCGCTCCACCGGGTCGACGACCTGCCGGCGCTCGCCGCCCGCATCGGGCTCCCCGTCGTCGTCGGCGGCCGGCCCTGGAACACCGACGCCGGCAGCTGGTTCGTCGACATGGACAACCGCGCCGGCGCGCGCCTGGCCACCGAGCACCTGCTCGGCCTGGGCCGCCGGCGCATCGCGACCATCACGGGCCCGCTCGACATGACCGCCGGCATCGACCGGCTCGAGGGCTTCGTCGAGGCGATGGGCGGCCACGACGCGGTCGACCCCGACCTGGTGGCGCACGGCGCCTTCACCCAGGAGAGCGGCGAGATCGCCACCGAGCGGCTGCTCGAGCGCGTCCCCGACCTCGACGCGATCTTCGCCGCCAGCGACCTGATGGCCGCGGGGGCGCTGCGCGTGCTGCGCCGGGCCGGCAAGCAGGTGCCGCGCGACGTCGCCGTCGTCGGCTTCGACGACCACGACGAGATCGCCCGCTGGACCGAGCCGTCGCTCACCACGATCCACCAGGACATCGAGGAGTGGGTGGCCCGCATGGTCACCGTCCTCGACGAGCTGATCCGCGGCGAGGCGAGCGAGCGCCAGGTGCTGCTGCCCACCCGGCTGGTGGTGCGCGAGTCGGCCTGAGCGGGCCCGCTCGAGCAGCCCGGCTCAGAACTCGTCGACCCGGCGGGCCTGGTCGAGGCAGACGGTGTCGATGGCGAGCTTGACCAGCTCGCGGGCCGTCGCCTGGTCGGTGGCCTCCGCGTCGAGGGTGCCGAGCGTCTGCGTGCGCGCCACGACCTCGTCGCCGCTGCTGCCCGACGCGAGCAGGTCGCAGGCGTCGGTGGCCACCGCTGCGATCTCGCGGTCGAGCCGCCCGGCGGCGACCTCGGGGGCCTTGGCGCGCACGACGGCCACGAACGCCGCGGTGCCCGACAGGGCGGTGGGCGCCGAGGGGGCTGTGCTGGGGCGAGCGGTGGGCGAGGCTGCACGCGGCGGCTGGGTGCGCGAGGGCGTCGCCGAGTGGGCTGCCGGCGGGGTCGAGGAGGGTGCCGCGCGCGGAGCGGAGGAGGAGGGGGGTGGCGCCGGGGACGCGGGCACGGAGGCGGGCGGCGAGCTGGGCGCCGGCGCGGCGGGCGCGGCCGGGTCGCTGCCGCCGCACCCGGCCAGCACGGCGCCGAGGACCGCGCCACAGGCGTACGCGGCTGCTCTGCTCACGGGGCACCTCCGACGGGGACGACGATGCGCGTGCCGCACCTGCGCACAGGTGCGGCACGCGCATCGTAGGAGCCGCGGGCGGCGCCGGACGTCCCCTTCCGGCTCCGCGGCCCCGGGGCTGCCGCCGTCAGGCCTGCGGCAGCGCGTTCTGGGCCACGACCTGCTGGTAGAGCTTGAAGCTGTCCTTCGGCGTGCGCTGCTGGGTGTCGTAGTCGACGCGCACGATGCCGAACCGCTTCGAGTAGCCGTAGGCCCACTCGAAGTTGTCGAGCAGCGACCAGACGAAGTAGCCGCGCAGGTCGACGCCGTCGGCGATCGCCCGGTGGGCGGCGCTCAGGTGGCGGCTGAGGTAGTCGACCCGCTGCGGGTCGTGCACCTCGCCGTCGGCGGAGACCTCGTCCTCCCAGGCCGAGCCGTTCTCGGTGATCGCGAGCGGCAGCGACGGGTAGTCCTTGGACACCCGCTGCAGCAGGTCGTAGAGGCCCGACTCGTCGACCGGCCAGCCCATCGCGGTGTAGGGCCCGGGCTGCTGCACGAACTCGACGCCCTCGCAGCCGGGCCACGGGGTGCCCGCGCCGTTGCCGTGGCCGTCGAAGGCGTCGGCAGCCCGCTCGCCCTCGGCGGCGCGCACCAGCGTCGGGTTGTAGTAGTTGATGCCCAGCAGGGTCACCGGCGTCGCGCTGATGGCGGCAAGGTCGCCCTCCTGCACGAAGCCCCAGTCGGTGATCGCCTCGGTGTCGGCGAACAGGTCGGCGGGGTACTCCCCCGAGAGCATCGGGCCGAGGAACACCCGGTTGGCGACCGCGTCGACCCGGCGGGCGGCGTCGATGTCGGCCGGGCTGTCGGTGGCCGGGCGCACGTGGTGCAGGTTGAGCGTCACGCTCTTCTGCGAGTCGGCGCTCACGTGCGGCGCGATCGCGGAGAGAGCGAGTCCGTGGGCCAGGTTCAGGTGGTGGGCTGCGCGCAGCGAGGTCTCGGTCTCGGTGCGCCCCGGGGCGTGCACGCCGGAGCCGTAGCCGAGGAACGCCGAGCACCACGGCTCGTTGAGCGTGGTCCAGGTGTGCACGCGGTCGCCGAGCACCCGGGCCACCTCGGCCGCGTACTCGGCGAAGCGGTAGGCCGTGTCCCGGTTGCCCCACCCGTCGGCGTCCTCGAGCCACTGCGGCAGGTCCCAGTGGTAGAGCGTCGCGACCGGGGCGATGCCCTTGCCGAGCAGCTCGTCGACCAGCCGGCTGTAGAAGTCGAGCCCGCGCTGCTCGACCGCGCCCGAGGCGGCCGGGACGATGCGCGGCCAGGCCACCGAGAAGCGGTAGGCGTGCACGCCCAGCTCGCCCATGAGCGCCACGTCGTCGCGGTAGCGGTGGTAGTGGTCGACCGCCACGTCGCCGGTGTCGCCGTCCTGCACCTTGCCCGGGGTGTGGCTGAAGGTGTCCCAGATCGAGGGGCCGCGGCCGTCCTCGTCGAAGGCGCCCTCGATCTGGTAGGAGGCGGTCGCCGTCCCCCAGAGGAAGCCGGGCGGGAACTGGAGCGCGCCGGGACCGGCGGGAGTGCTCATGGGGATCATCCTTTGAGAGAGCCTTGCATGATGCCGCCCACGATCTGGCGGCCCAGGACAGCGAACACGACGATAACGGGAAGCGTGCCGGCGACGACACCCGCGAAGACGAGCGAGTAGTCGGTGAAGTAGGAGACGCCGATGTTGGCGAGCGCGACCTGCACCGTCGGGTTGTCGGAGCCGAGCGTGACCACCGGCCAGAAGAAGTCGTTCCACGCCGCGAGGAAGGTCAGCATGCCGAGCACGGTCATCGCCGGGCGCAGGATCGGCAGCACGATCGAGAAGAAGATCCGCGCCGTGCTGGCGCCGTCGACCCACCCGGCCTCGAGCAGCTCGGTCGGCACGGCCTGCAGGACGTACTGCCGCATGAAGAACACCCCGAACGCCGTGACGAGCGTCGGCAGGATCACCGAGATGATGTGGTTGGTGAAGCCGAGCTTCGACATCAGCAGGTACAGCGGGATGATGCCGAGCTGCGGCGGCACCATCATCGTGCCGATCGTGAAGGCGAACAGCGCCGAGTTCCCCCGGAAGCGCAGCTTGGCGAAGGCGAAGCCGGCCATGGTGCAGAAGAGCACCGTGCCGATCGCGATGCAGCTCGAGACGACGAGCGAGTTCGTCAGCGCCTTGCCGAGGTTGCCCTGGTCCCACGCGGTCTTGAGGTTGTCCCACAGGTGCCCGCCGGGGGTCATCGGCGGCGGCGACTGCGCGATCTGGTCCGAGCTGCGCGATGCGCCGACGAGCGCCCAGTAGAGCGGGTAGACCGAGACCAGGGCGACGACCGTGAGCACGACGCACGTCGGCCACCCGGCCCGCTGCACGTCACCTGCGCCGCTGCGGCCCTTCGTGCGCCGGCGCGGCGCCGGCGCCCCCGGCGCCTCACGGACGGTGTCGAGGACGGCGCTCATGCGCGGGCTCCCTTCCGCGAGCGCCCGGGCAGGCGCAGCTTGCCGCTCACGAGCAGCGAGTTGACGACGGTGACGATGACGATGATCACGAACATGGTCCAGGCCGTCGCGGCCGCGCGGCCGAGCGAGCCGTCGGTGAAGGCCTGCTGGTACATCAGCAGGCCGAGCGTCTGGTAC is a genomic window containing:
- a CDS encoding WhiB family transcriptional regulator, yielding MGADVIELLPDAVEEELRWQERALCAQTDPEAFFPEKGGSTREAKRVCLGCDVRAECLEYALAQDERFGIWGGLSERERRRLRKRAV
- a CDS encoding sensor domain-containing diguanylate cyclase codes for the protein MGDATAQLPHQRSAHAEDCLDAAALQGAGALILVLDAAGLVVRANRAFLASLGCAESDALGRPAWELLDSEDDRHEAARVIEQTLANGTPGARETAFLAPDGHRRRVAWSDSPLRGPDGELRHLVCVGIDVTDARQAEARLRRLAETDALTGLLNRPSFEAALLDALDASGGMGAGLLFCDLDGFKAVNDTYGHAAGDALLVEVAERVRGLVRSHDVVARLGGDEFVVLCLGAGRPEVKALATRVEAAVRRPFVVAGRQLRVGVSVGTAVGTPGDVPEQVLSAADAQMYAVKAARRSRGAGLVATA
- the cofD gene encoding 2-phospho-L-lactate transferase, which gives rise to MRIVVPAGGTGGARFVRGLLAALAEAGEPADVTVVGNTGDDITLWGLRVCPDLDTVTYTLAGAIDEAKGWGRPDETFTVRDELAGYGVLPTWFGLGDRDLATHLTRTSLLASGATLSEATATIAARWGLPGLGVTLLPMSDSPVETHVLVQHPDDPAGAPPRLVHFQEYWVGLRAAPRALDVVAVGAEQARPAPGVLEAVAAADVVLLPPSNPVVSIGTVLAVPGVRAALEASAAPVVGVAPLVGGAVVRGMADRLLPALGVEVDAGAVALHYGASLLDGWLVDTSDVHAVAPVEQAGIACRAVPLLMTDVPATARIAAEALRLAEAVRA
- a CDS encoding coenzyme F420-0:L-glutamate ligase; protein product: MTPPPGPVTVLPVTGLPEVAAGDDLGALLDAALPQLAEGDVVVVSSKVVAKAEGRALRGVTRDEAVTAETVRVVARRGPTRIVETRHGLVLAAAGVDESNVEPGTVLLLPSDPDASARALRAALRASRGLDRLGVVVTDTAGRAWRQGQTDIAVGAAGVRALHDLRGSTDSSGRVLDVTLPALGDELAGAADLVKGKATGVPAAVVRGLGADALLDDDGPGAAALVRPADEDLFRWGTAEARAQGARAAVGARRTVRSFAPGAPDPEAVRRALAAAVTAPAPHHTVPWRFAVVETAAARTRLLDAMQAAWEADLRVDGFSGEQVARRVRRGAVLRGAPLLVVPCLVSDGAHDYPDARRSAAERSMFVLAAGAGIEALLVALAAEGLGSAWVSSALFCPDAARAALDLDASWEPMGTVAVGVPAAAPPARPERPLDELVVLR
- a CDS encoding LacI family DNA-binding transcriptional regulator, producing MTPDGARPTLEQVASLAGVSRATVSRVVNDSPRVAPDLREKVEAAIRQLGYVPNMAARSLATRRSNAIALVVGESASFVFSDPFFGGIVRTASREIARRGLQMVLLMAHDPADYTRVESYLEAGHVDGALLFSLHRVDDLPALAARIGLPVVVGGRPWNTDAGSWFVDMDNRAGARLATEHLLGLGRRRIATITGPLDMTAGIDRLEGFVEAMGGHDAVDPDLVAHGAFTQESGEIATERLLERVPDLDAIFAASDLMAAGALRVLRRAGKQVPRDVAVVGFDDHDEIARWTEPSLTTIHQDIEEWVARMVTVLDELIRGEASERQVLLPTRLVVRESA
- a CDS encoding DUF732 domain-containing protein — translated: MSRAAAYACGAVLGAVLAGCGGSDPAAPAAPAPSSPPASVPASPAPPPSSSAPRAAPSSTPPAAHSATPSRTQPPRAASPTARPSTAPSAPTALSGTAAFVAVVRAKAPEVAAGRLDREIAAVATDACDLLASGSSGDEVVARTQTLGTLDAEATDQATARELVKLAIDTVCLDQARRVDEF
- a CDS encoding GH1 family beta-glucosidase, which translates into the protein MIPMSTPAGPGALQFPPGFLWGTATASYQIEGAFDEDGRGPSIWDTFSHTPGKVQDGDTGDVAVDHYHRYRDDVALMGELGVHAYRFSVAWPRIVPAASGAVEQRGLDFYSRLVDELLGKGIAPVATLYHWDLPQWLEDADGWGNRDTAYRFAEYAAEVARVLGDRVHTWTTLNEPWCSAFLGYGSGVHAPGRTETETSLRAAHHLNLAHGLALSAIAPHVSADSQKSVTLNLHHVRPATDSPADIDAARRVDAVANRVFLGPMLSGEYPADLFADTEAITDWGFVQEGDLAAISATPVTLLGINYYNPTLVRAAEGERAADAFDGHGNGAGTPWPGCEGVEFVQQPGPYTAMGWPVDESGLYDLLQRVSKDYPSLPLAITENGSAWEDEVSADGEVHDPQRVDYLSRHLSAAHRAIADGVDLRGYFVWSLLDNFEWAYGYSKRFGIVRVDYDTQQRTPKDSFKLYQQVVAQNALPQA
- a CDS encoding carbohydrate ABC transporter permease, with the translated sequence MSAVLDTVREAPGAPAPRRRTKGRSGAGDVQRAGWPTCVVLTVVALVSVYPLYWALVGASRSSDQIAQSPPPMTPGGHLWDNLKTAWDQGNLGKALTNSLVVSSCIAIGTVLFCTMAGFAFAKLRFRGNSALFAFTIGTMMVPPQLGIIPLYLLMSKLGFTNHIISVILPTLVTAFGVFFMRQYVLQAVPTELLEAGWVDGASTARIFFSIVLPILRPAMTVLGMLTFLAAWNDFFWPVVTLGSDNPTVQVALANIGVSYFTDYSLVFAGVVAGTLPVIVVFAVLGRQIVGGIMQGSLKG